In Pseudomonas asiatica, the following are encoded in one genomic region:
- a CDS encoding extracellular solute-binding protein: MSTLRTTAFQLASLALFIGSATQAMAEDITFVSQGGAYQEAQSKAILEPAAKKLGLTLKQDSSPKAYPIIKTQVESGKVTWDVVDLPTGDCIRGEAEGLFEKLDLALIPNAAQIPDSLKDEYSVGYISYSTVLAYRTDAFKGADVPKTWADFWDTKK, translated from the coding sequence GCTTTCCAACTCGCGAGTCTGGCCCTGTTCATCGGTAGCGCCACCCAGGCCATGGCCGAGGACATCACGTTCGTATCCCAGGGCGGTGCTTATCAGGAAGCCCAGAGCAAGGCGATCCTGGAGCCTGCGGCGAAAAAGCTCGGTCTGACGCTCAAACAGGACAGCTCGCCCAAGGCCTACCCGATCATCAAGACCCAGGTCGAGAGCGGCAAGGTCACCTGGGACGTGGTGGACCTGCCCACTGGCGACTGCATCCGTGGCGAAGCCGAAGGGCTGTTCGAGAAGCTCGACCTTGCGCTGATTCCCAATGCCGCGCAAATACCCGACAGCCTCAAGGACGAATACAGCGTCGGCTACATCAGCTACTCCACGGTGCTGGCGTATCGCACGGACGCGTTCAAAGGCGCGGACGTACCCAAGACCTGGGCCGACTTCTGGGACACCAAAAAATAG